ATCCAGCTGACGCCCGCCGCCTCCAGGCGTTCGGCATACGTGGTCCAGGTATAGCCGGTGTTGACGCCGCCGGGCAGGCCGTCGATCGCATCCCATTCGTTGGTGACGAAGGCCGTGCCGGTCGGGACCGCGCCATTAGTCCCGGTCAGGAAGAACGAGCGGTTCGCGTCGGTGCCGGTGTGCATCGCGCAGTGATAGGCGTCGCACACGGTGAAGGCATTGGCCAGCGCGAACGGGAATGGAATCTCGTTCTCCTTGAAGTAACCCATCGAGATGGTGTTCTTGTAACGCGGCCACTGGTCCATGCGGCCGTTGTCCCACGCCAGCTGGCTGTCGAGCCAATCGTGCGGCGTACCGTTGGCGCGCTGGGCGTTGCCCTTGCTGCCGTCGAGGTGGAATGGCAGGACGACATTGCCGTTCGCGAGGCGCTGTTGCCATACGGTGCGGCCTTCCGGCAGCGGGATCGGGAAGCGGTCGCCGAAGCCGCGCACGCCGGCGAGCGTGCCGAAATAATGGTCGAAGGCGCGGTTCTCTTGCATCAGGATCACCACGTGCTCGACGTCGCGTATGGTGCCGGTCGCATTGTTGGCAGGGATGGCGAGGGCGCGCTGGATGGAGGGAGGAAAGGCGGCGTAGGTGGCGGCGGCGATGCCGGCGCGGGCACTATTGCTCAGGAATTTGCGGCGTGAAGTCATGACCTTGGTCCGAAATGGTGATTGCGAATGTGCAACTAAAGTTGCTGTCACTTGTTGCCTCGCCGCTAAGGCTTGCAACATCGCCAAGGTAAGCCGGACGTGTGACGATGTAATGACAACCTTGCAGTGCATACGTGTCACCCTGTTGGTTCTGCCGCCGCTCCGGTATCATGCGAAGATGAATCAGATTCCTTTTCAACCCTTTGTCATCGGCGTCGCCGGTGGCAGCGGCAGTGGCAAGTCCACCGTGACCCAGCAGGTACTGGCGTCCTTCGGCACCGAGATGGTCTCGGTCGTCATGCAGGACGACTACTACCGCGACCAGACCCACCTCACCCTCGAACAGCGGCGCGAGCAGAACTACGACCATCCCGACGCCTTCGACTGGCCTTTGCTGGTCGAGCACGTGCGCGCCTTGCGCAACGGCGAAGCGATCGCCATGCCGATCTACGACTTCACGGTATCCAACCGGACCGACCAGACGATTGCCGTCAAGCCCGCCCCGGTGATCGTGATCGAGGGCCTGTTCGCCCTGTACGATGCCGACCTGCGCGACCTGATGTCGCTCAGGATCTTCGTCGACACCGCGCCCGACGTGCGCTTCATCCGCCGCCTGCAGCGCGACGTGGCCGAACGCGGGCGTTCGCTGGACAGCATCGTCGGCCAGTACCTCGACACCGTGCGTCCGATGCACAAGCAATTCATCGAGCCGACCCGCCGCATGGCCGATGTCATCCTCCCGCATGGCGCCAACGGTCCGGCGATCGACGTCATCACCACCAAGGTGGCGAGCGTGCTCGGCCAGCGCCAGCTGCTCGACCGCCGTTCCAGCCCGCCACTGGATGGAATGGCCGCCACGCGTTAAAATGCAGGCTCGTCGGAAGGAAATCGTCCCTGGTGGGGCGGCTGGGCTTCAAACCCAGTTGGTGGCGCCATGCGTCGCCGGGTGGGTTCGACTCCCGCATCCTTCCGCCATGCCGTTTCTTCCCCAAACCTGATCATGCTCATCCTCGGCTTCGATTATCCGGACGACTGCCATTTCGACCTCGAGCACGATATGTGGTGCCGCGACCTGGGCGATGGCCGCATCCAGGTCGGCGTCAGCGCCTTCGGCGTGAAAATCAGCGGTAACTATTTCTACATGTGCCGTCCGAAATCGGTCGGCACCGAGCTCGAACAGGGCAAGACCATGGGCGTCGTCGAGCTGAGCAAGACCGTGGTGACGATCAAGACACCGGTATCCGGCACCGTGGTCGAAGTCAACGGCGCGCTCGAAGACAAGCCCGAACTCATCCACCAGGATCCGTATGGCGCCGGCTGGATCGCCGTGATCCAGGCCAGTAACTGGAAACAGGATAGCGCGCGCCTGGCGCACGGCGCGCTGCTCGCCGAACAGGCCGAGCGCCGCATGCGGCTCGAGCCGATCGACGACTGGATCAAGCCATGAGCGAGCCTGAGCGCGGGCTGGTCATCCTGGTCTGGTCGTGCGACTTGACGCGTCCGGAATTGCTGGCGACGCCGTTCATGACTGCGCAGGCCGCGGCGGCGCTCGATATGCGTGTAAAAATGCTGTTTTCCAGCCAGTCGGTGCAATGGCTGCTGGCGCAGAACAGCGGTCTGCTAACTGGCTTCGGGGAAGAACGCTGGCCTATCTCGCGGCACCTCGACGCCAGCGCCGAACTGGGCATCGAGATCCGCGCCTGCACCCAGGCCCTGCACGCCAGCGGCATGGACCGCAGCACGCTGGCGCCGCAGTGTGCCGGCGTCGAAGGCATGGTGTCGTTCGTCGAGCAGGGCAGCGCACCCGGCTGGCGGATGCTGGTGTTCTAGGCGGCGCGCAGCATCGCGTGTTCTTCCGGGCGGAGCGTCAGCACCGACACCCCGCTCGCCGTCACCGCCACCGTATGCTCGAACTGCGCCGACAGCGAACCGTCGCGCGTCACCACCGTCCAGCCATCGTCCTCCGTCCGCACGCTGCGCCCGCCGCGATTGAGCATCGGCTCGATCGTGAACACCATGCCTTCGCGTAGCTTCAGGCCGGCGCCCTTGGACCCGAAGTGCAGCACCTGCGGTTCTTCGTGCATTTCGCGGCCGATGCCGTGGCCGCAGTATTCGCGCACCACCGAATAGCCATTGCGCTTGGCGTGGCGCTCGATCGCCCAGCCGACGTCGCCCAGGGTGGCGCCGGGCCGCACTGCGCGGATGCCCTTCCACATCGCCTCATACGTGGTCTGGACCAATCTGCGGGCGCCGAGGTCGACCGCGCCGACCAGGTAGGTCTTGCTGGAATCGGCGATATAGCCGTTCTTCTCGAGCGTGATGTCTAAGTTGACGATGTCGCCGTCCTCCAGCACCTCGTCCTTCGACGGCACGCCGTGGCAAACCACGTGGTTGATCGACGAATTGAGCACGAAGCCATAGTCGTACTGGCCCTTGCTGGCCGGGCGCGCTGCGAGTTCGTCGACGATGTAGCGCTCGACGAGGGTGTCCACCTCGAGCGTCGTCATGCCGGCCAGGTCCAGGCGGTCGAGCATGCCGAACACGCAGGCCAGCAGGCGCCCCGACTCGGCCATCAGCGCCAGTTCGTGCGGCTGCTTCGTCATGCCGCGCTCAGGACCAGGGGCGGGGCCGACACGCCGGCGGCGGCCAGTTCGCGCTGGACGATCTCGTTGAAGCTGAGCGTGGGATTGGTCTCGCACAGCATGCCGATCTTGATCCAGAACGCGGCTTGCGCATTGATCGAGCGGCATGAGACCTTGGTGGCGAGGCGCACCTGGTCGTGCAGCTCGTCTTCGATATTGACGATGCCCATGGTATTTTCTCCGTATATGAATCGTATATGGAGAGTATATGATCCGTAGTGAGGTGGCAAGCCGGCCGGACAAAAAAATGGCGCCGGGATGCGATCCCGGCGCCATCGCTACATACCGCTCAAATCAGATCAGAGCGATCGCAGGAACGCCAGCAACGCCTCACGCTCCGCCGTCGCCAGCTTCTCGAAGCGCTGGCGCGCGGCGGCCGCTTCGCCGTCGTGCCACATCACGGCTTCGGTCAGGCTGCGCGCGCGGCCGTCATGCAGGTAGCCGACCTTGCCGTCCTTGCCCATCACCTTCTCGGTATAGCCGATGCCCCACAGCGGCGCGGTGCGCCACATGCTGCCCGTGGCCTGGCCTTCGCCGTAGCCGTCGGCCAGCCCCGGACCCATATCGTGCAGCAGCAGGTCGGTGTAAGGACGGATGGTCTGGTCGCGCAGTTCCGCGAACAGGTGGTTCGAGCCGGTCTTCATCGAGGCCGTGTGGCAGGCCACGCAGCGCATCGCTTCGAACAGCTTGGCGCCTGCCGCCACCTGGCGGGTGTCGACGCGATGCTCGTCGAGCGGCGCCACGCCTTTCGGGAAGCCGCTCTCCAGGCTGCGCTGGGCCGGCACCGCGAGCAGGGCCAGGTAGTTCGTGATCGACTGCAGGTCGGCTTCCGAAATGCCTTTCTGCTTCGGCGCCGTGGCGCAACCGGCCGGATTGGCGTCGCAGCTGCGGTTCGGGTAGACCGGCGACGCCACCGCCATGTCCTGCAGCAGTGCGATCGCGCTCTGGTGGCGCAGCGACGCCTTCGACGCCTTCCAGCCGAAGCGGCCCAGGCGCACCGCGCCGCTTTCCGGATCGTAGACGAAGTTGGCGGTGCCGCGCACGCCGTCCTGGTCGGGACTGGTGCGGGCGCGCGCCAGGATGTCGGCTTCCGGCACCGCTTCCAGCAGGCCGACGCCGAGCATCGGCTGGGCCGCGCGCAGCGAGACGGTGTCCGGGACCGGGCCGTCGAAGGCGATCTTCGGTTTGCGCAGCTCGACCCGGGTGCCGTCGGCGAGCACGGCCACGCGGGTGTCGAAGCCCGTCACGCGCACATTGGTGCCCCAGTTCTGCGGCGTGCCGTCGGTCGACAGGGCGTTCATGTGGACCGTCGTGCCATAGGTCGGGTGCGGTATCTGCTGGCCGTTGGCGCCAGTGCTGGCGACGCGCACCGCCATGCCGTCCAGGCGCTGGTTGATCGCCGCCGGGGCCGGGCTGCGGCCGTTGTTGGTGTGGCAGGCGATACAGGTCGAGGCGTTGAAATGCTGGCCCTGCAGGCCGATCGCGGCATCGTAGCGGTCGTTGCCCGGTTCGTTGTGGCGGCCGGTGCTGAAGTTGGTGTGCAACAGGCGGCGGCCCTCGACGAAGCGCTGCATGTTCTGCATGCCGACATGGTTGTGCGGCTGCTGGAACATGTACTGGCCGTTGTCGCTGTAGTTGTACGACACCGAGCCGATGCCGCCGGCCAGCACGTCGTCGGGCAGCGGCATCGAGTTCAGGCGCGGCTGCACGCCATACCATGGACGCAGGCCGGTGCCCACCACATAGCTCCATTCCTGCGAGTAGTAGCGGATGCGGCCGTTATCGCCTTTCGACGCCAGCGAGGCCACGGTGGTGAAGTAGGATGGCGCGACCTCGATGACATCGCCTTTCACCAATGGCCGGGCTGGCACATTGCCGCCGTTCGGGAAGCCGTCGGAGCCCAGTTGGCGGTGCCCCGGATAGTCCTCGATCAGCATGGTGCAGCCGCCGTTGATGCCGGTCGGGTTGAACATGCGGCCATTCTGCGGATAGGGGGTTGGCTTGCAGATCGGCACGTTGTTGTCGACCAGGCGGCGGCCAGTCATCCAGCCGTAGCCGGTCGATTCCGGATTGTCGAAGCTGCGGAAGAACACCGCCCCACCCGGCAGGAAGTCGACCGTCGTGTACTCGTTGACGATCAGCCGCGGCTTGGTGACGCCGGCGACGCGGCTATCGTCGATGATCTCGATGCCCCAGGTGCGGTTCTTGAAGTACTGCGGCACGAAGGTCAGGTAGTCGCCCGGTCCCTTGTCTTGCGGCAGGCCGGTGGCGGGATTGATCGTCTCGTTGGGACCGAAGCCGATTTCGTTCCAGTCCTCGCCGCGCTCGCGCGCATGGCGCCCCAGGCCGCGGGCGCCGAAGCGCGTCACCAGGGTGCCGTCGGGAAGCGAGAACTGCAGTGTCTCGATCGCCTCGTTCGAGCCGGGCAGCGCGGTCCAGCCATTGCCGTTGGCCGGGTAGGGCAGGGCCGAGGTCGGGTTCTCGGGCATGGTGTTATCGCTGCCCGGGCTCTTGAATTCGACTTCGAACAGCGAGTAGCCGTATTGCGAGGCGCGCTCCACGCCCTGCAGGCGCACGAAGCGCGTCACCGTGTTCAGGTTGAAGAATTCCTCGACGCCGCCCTGGCCGTTGCCGACGTGGCGCAGCTGGGTCCATTCCTGGCCGTCGTTCGAGGTCAGGAGGGTGTATTGCTTGCCGTACGAGGCTTCCCAGTTCAGCTTGATGTAGCCGAGCGCGGTGCGCTGGCCGAAGTCGAACTGGATCCAGGCGCCGTTTTCCGCCTGGCTGGACCAGCGCGTGCCCGGCTTGCCGTCGATCGCCATGCCGGCCGCCATGCTGCCGTTTTCCGGCGTCGACGAGGTGGCCGCGAGCGGCTTGATGGCCACGCCCGGCTTGGTCGGGTCGCCCGGCACCGGGTCCGGATCGGGCACGGGGTCGGGATCGGGGCCAGGCGCCGCCGGGGTGCCGGTGAAGGCCTGGATCTCGAGGATCGAATAGCCGTACTGGCCGGCGCGCTTGATGCCCTGCATGCGCAGGTAACGGCCCTGGCCGTTCAGGCCAGTCAGGTCCTCGACGCCGCCCTGGCTGTCGTCGACCTTCTTGATCGTCTTCCACTCGCTGCCGTCTTCCGACACCTGCAGCAGGTAGCTGCTGGCGTGCGCGTTTTCCCAGTCGATGCGCACGCGGGTGATGGTTTCGCTCCGGCCGAAGTCGAGCGCCAGGTACTCGTCGTCGGTGAAGCGACTGCCCCAGCGGGTGCCGGTATCGCCGTCGATCGCGGCCGGGCCGTCGAGGTCGCCGCGTTCGGCCGAGCTGGCCCAGGCTTTTTGTGGGGTGAGGGCGGTCTCGGTGTCGGCGAAGGCGCCGGCGACCGACCTGAACAGGCTCTTGCTGGCGCTTTCCATCTGGGCGACGGGCGATTGCCCATCGCCGCCGCCGCAACCGGCGAGCAGCAGGGTGAGCGCGAGCGGCAGGCCGGGCATGCGGAGGCGGCCTGAGAACTGCCCGCGAGGCAGTTGGTTCATGTGAAACTCCTTGATTGGATGTTGATCGGGTGGAGATCCTGCGCCGGCGGCAGCCGCCGTCCGCATGGCGCAAGTCCTGTTTTTCCGCGTGCCCTGAAGGCCGTGATCGAGTACCTTCCCCTTTGGATCAAGGGTGAATTGCTCTGTGGCAACTTTTAACGTTAAGATATCCGGCACGTCAATACGTGTCAAGCGTCCGCCGCATGCCGAACCACGTTTATCGCTGCTTATCTACGTTATGGGAGAGCAGTTGGATGCAGCTTGGCGTTGACGCCGGCGTGGGGCATCGCCAATAATCGAAGGTCATGCACATCCTGCGCACATCGTCGTTGCTGGTCCGCCTGGTCCTGGCCTGGTTCGTCCTGACCCTGGGCGCGGCCAGCGCTGCGCCAATGGTGCAGTCGGGCAGCATGGCGCTGGTATGCTCCGAGGGCGGCGTCAAGCTGGTCAAGGTCGACCGCGATGGCGGCGCCGTGCACGGCAAGGCGCATACGCTCGACTGTCCGCTGTGCCTTCCCGCCGCCTTGCCCTCCGCCGTCGCGGCGCCGCGCGAGCCCGTGCCGCAGCCTGCCGTGGGCGCGGCGCAGGTCGCCGTTGCCGCCCACCTTACCGCCAGCCCCGGCGCGCCATTGCCGCCGCGCGGGCCGCCTCATACCTCCTGATGCATGCGAGCCGGCCTGGCGCCGGCAATGTCTTTACGCGCGTGCGCGGCGACCCCTTGTTGGGCCGCGCCGGCACGTCGCGCGATCAACCAGGAGTAGCAAGATGAATCAAGAGATTCCAACCCGCCGCGTGTCCACCGCGCGCCGCGCCTTCGTCCTGTCCGGCGCGGCCATCGCCCTGGGCGCGCTGGCTGGCTGCAACATCGGCGGACCGGTCAGCTTCAATGGCACCGACATCACCGGCGCCGATTTCGGCCGCGATTTCCGCCTCAAGGATCCATCCGGCCAGGAACGCACGCTGGCCGACTTCAAGGACAAGGTGGTGCTGGTCTTCTTCGGTTTCACCCAGTGCCCGGACGTGTGCCCCACCGCGCTGGCGCGCGCCGCCGAGGTCAAGACCCTGCTCGGGCCGGACGGCGACCGCCTGCAGGTGCTGTTCGTCAGCGTCGACCCCGAGCGCGACACGCCCGAGGTGCTGGGTGCCTACACGGCAGCCTTCGACCCGACCTTCCTCGCCCTGTACGGCGACGCCGAGCGCCTGGCCGAGACCGCGAAGGAATTCAAGGTGATCTACCAGAAGGTGCCCACCGGCGATTCCTACACCATCGACCATACCTCGGTCACCTATGCCTTCGACACCGACGGCAAGCTGCGCCTGAAACTCTCGCACAGCCAGTCGGCAATCGAGTACGCTGCCGACGTGCGCAAGCTGCTGCATGCGGCCTGAGCCAGATCCATCCACCAGGAGAACACCATGAATCATTTCATCCGCACCTTCGCCGCGGCCGCCGTGCTGGCGGCGACCGCCGGTTCCGCCTTTGCCCAGGCCAACGTCAGCGTCAAGGACGCCTGGGTGCGCGCCACCGTGCCGCAGCAGAAGGCGACCGGCGCCTTCATGCAGTTGCAGGCGGCCAGCGACAGCAAATTCGTCTCAGCCAGCTCGCCGCTGACCCCGAACGTCGAGGTGCACGAGATGGCGATGCAGGGCGACGTCATGCGCATGCGCCAGGTGCAGTCGGTCGAGCTCCCTGCCGGCAAGACGGTCGAACTGAAACCCGGCGGCTACCACATCATGCTGATGAACCTGAAGGCCCAGGTGAAGGAGGGCGACACCGTGCCGTTCACCCTGGTGTTCGAGGGCAAGGATGGCAAGCGCGAGACGGTCGAGATCAAGGCGCCAGTCAAGGCGCTCAACAGCACCGCCAAGCCGGCGCACGCGGGGCACTAAGCCTCATCCCTGTGCGGACTTGACCGGAAAACAACAGGCGGCAGTTCGGTTTCCCGGCAAACCAATCGTGCGCATGGTTCCGCTTCGTACAATCGCGTGATTGCCGTAGGGCTCCCATCAGGAGCCGCGGCGCATTCATGCGAACGGAGCGGATATGTCACGAGCATCCTCACGGCTGCAGGTCGGCCACGGCGAATGGGCGCTGCTGGCGGCGCTTACCGCCTGCCTGCCGGCCAGCCTGCTGTTGCCGGCGGCCTGGTCGCGCGAAGGCGGTCCGCTCGAAAGCCTGCAGGTAGCGCTGCTGGTCATGGGGTGTGTGCTGGCCCTGTCCATGGCGCTGCGCGCTTGGCCATTCCGGGTGGCCAGGCTGGCGCTTTGGGTCGCGCCGGTCTGGCTGCTGTTGGCGGGGCGCGAGCTGAGCTGGGGCAGGGAGTGGCTCGGTAACCTGGTGTGGCTGCAGTTGCTGGCCCGGCCCGGCGCCATCGTGCTGCTGGCCTGGTTGCTATTCAGCGCCTGGCGCGACCGGATCGACGAACCGCTGCGCGCCGCGTTCGCGCGCCGCACGCCATGGCTAGGCCTGCTCGTGGTGCTTGGCGGTGCAATGGGGGCAACCTGTGCTGAGGGGCATATGTCGTGTCACTTGCCGATGGCCGAACCGCATGCGCAGCTTTTTGAAGAGTTGTCCGAACTGCTCGCCTACGGCGCTCTTTGCGTCATCCAGCATGTGGTTTTCCAGCAGCATGCGGCGCGCATCGCGGCATGGTCGAGCGCTCTGCCGGTCGAGGCCAAGGTCGAAGAAGCTGGTTAGCTATGGTGCCGATCCGGCAACTGGGACAATTTGCCCGTTTGTCCCTGGCCGGATTTCCACTACGATGTCGGGTTTTGGATAAGGCCCGCGGTCCGCCAGCGCCGGTCGATCGATCATGTCGAATTACAAAGTTGCCAATCTGGATACGGCCGACCTGGGCTTGTCGGCGCCGGCGGCGCCGTCGCTGGCGCGCCAGTGCGCCAGCATGTGCTCGCAGTACTGGACCCTGACCAAGCCGCGCATCACCATGCTGACGGTATTCTGCGCCGTCATCGGGAGCCTGCTGGCCAGCAGCGGTTTCCCCGGCTGGCGCGTGCTGGTGTCCAGTGCAAGCGGCATCTGGCTGCTGGCCGGCGCCGCCTTCGCCGTCAACTGCCTGCTCGAGGCGCGCGTCGACGCCCGCATGGCGCGCACCGCGCGCCGCGCCACGGCCAGCGGCAGCGTCACGCCGCTGCGGACCGTGCTGTTCTCGCTGGCGCTGGGTGGCGCTGGCGCCGCCCTGCTGTACACCCAGGTCAATGCCCTGACCATGTGGCTGACCCTGGGCACCTTCGTCGGCTACGCCTTCATCTATACCTTGCTGCTCAAGCCGAATACGCCGCAGAACATCGTCATCGGCGGTTTCGCCGGCGCCATGCCGCCGGCGCTGGGCTGGGCGGCGGTGGCCGGCGCCGTGCCGCTGGAAGCCTGGCTGCTGGTCCTGATCATCTTTCTTTGGACGCCGCCGCATTTCTGGGCCCTGGCCATGGCCCGCCGCGACGAGTATGCGCGCTCCGGCCTGCCGATGCTGCCAGTCACCCACGGCATGGCCCATACCGGCCAGCAGGTGTGGCGCTACAGCATCGCGCTGGCGGCCGGTACCGCGTTGCCGTGGGCGGTCGGGATGAGCGGGCCGTTCTACCTGGCGGCCGCCGTCGTCCTCAATGCCGTGTTCCTCCGGTTTGGCTGGCTGGTCCACAAGCACTACAGCGACCGCATCGCGATGCGTTCCTTTGCCTGGTCGATCGTCTACCTGGCCCTGCTGTTCGCTGCCTTGCTGGTCGATCACTACCTGCCAGCCTGGTGATGCCGTCAATTACGTGCATGTTTGCGTACGTTAGCGCACGGTCAAGGGGAATGCTAATATATTAAGCTGTTTGCATGACAGCTCGATACCAACCCGACCCCATCATGCGGGTGCGCGGCAATCCGGCGCATCCATCGACTATTCCGAGCAAGCGGCCCACGACGGCCGAGCTGCTCACCCCGGCCGACGTCAGGGATAGCGCCGACCTGGCCCGTCTGCTCGACCAGCTGGGTTGCGGCGACGACCTGATCGTCGTCTCGAACCGGGCGCCATGCATCCATTCCCGCAGCGACGCCGGCATTGTCGCCCAGCGCCCGGCCGGCGGACTGGTCACCGCGCTCGAAGCGGTGTTGTCGAAGGAAGGCGGCTGCTGGATCGCCCATGGCAGCGGCAGCGCCGACCGCGAGACCTGCGACGCCGCCGACCATGTCTTGCGCCAGCACCTGGACGCCCCGTACCGCCTGCGCCGCCTGTGGTTGTCCGACGCCGAGGTGGCCGGCTATTACGACGGCCTGGCCAACGAAGCGCTGTGGCCGCTGTGCCACCGTACCGATGTGCAGCCGACCTTCCGCCAGGCGGACTGGGACGAGTATGTGCGCGTCAACCAACGCTTTGCCGATGCCGTCGTGTCCGAGGCGGCCAGCCCGCGGCCGGTGGTGCTGGTCCAGGATTATCACCTGGCGCTGGTGCCGCAGATGGTGCGCGCGCAGTTGCCGGACGCGGTCATCATCCTGTTCTGGCATATTCCTTTTCCCGAGCCGAAGGTACTGGCGCGCTTTCCGTGGCGCGAGCAGATGATGGCCGGCCTGTCGGCCAGCACCGTGGTGGGCCTGCATACGCCGGCCGACCTGGCCAACTTCAGCATGTCGCGCGCGAGTAGCCACGGCGCCGGCGGCGGCGCGCACGCCGGCGCCTATCCGATCTCGATCGCCTGGCCGGCGCGCCAGGATGCGCCCGACCCGTCGTTGCGCGCGCGGATCGATGCACGCTTCGGTATCGCACCCGGCGTACGCCTGCTGGTGGGCGTCGATCGGATGGATTACACCAAGGGCATCCCGCAGCGCCTGCAAGCCTTCGAGCGGCTGCTGGAACAGCGGCCGGAACTGCGCGGCCAGGTCACCTTGCTGCAGATCGGCGCCCCGTGCCGCGGCGCGCTGCCGGCTTACCGGGAGATCGCGCGGCAGGTGGCCGAGTCGAGCGCGCGGATCAACGCCAGGTTCGGCCGGGCCGGCTGGCAACCCGTGGTCCTGCACGCTGCCAGCCTCGACGCGCACGCGGTGAACGAATGCTACCGCGCCGCCGACGTGTGCCTGGTGACCAGCCTGCACGACGGCATGAACCTGGTGGCGAAGGAATTCGTCGCCGCCCGCAACGATTTGCGCGGGGCGCTGGTGCTGAGCAGCCAGGCCGGCGCTGCGGCGGAATTGCAGCAGGCCCTGATCGTCGATCCGCGCGATATCGAGGGGATTGCGCGCGCGATCGGGCGCGCGCTGGACATGCCGCTGGACGAACAGGCGCTGCGCATGCGCGCGATGCGCGGCGTGGTCAGCCAGTTCACCGTGTTCAGGTGGGCGGCGCAGTTGCTGTCCGATGGTTTGCGGATCGCGGCTGGCCGTCGGGAACGGCGTCTTCTAGGCTGACAGTCCCGCATCCAGTCCCGCCGTCATCGCCAGCAAGGCATCCCCGAACCCGCCGCGCGCACGCGCATCGATGCGCGCGCTGGTGATCACGCGCGGCAGCGCGCTCCAGGCGACACTGGCGCCTGTCCCTTCCAGCGCCCGTACCAGCAACACGTCTTCGTGGCAGCCGACGGCGGCGAACCCGCCGGCCGCCAGGTAGGCGGCCGCGCTGACGCCGAGATTGGCGCCATGGATGTGACGGTGGCCGTCGCGATCCTGGTAGTGGAGAGCGAAATGCTCGCGCAGGCGGCCCGCCATGGCGCAGTGCGCAGACCAGTCGTCGACCGTCACGGAGCCGCACACCGCGTCGACCCCCAGGCCCAGTTGCGCCACCAGCCATTGTGGGGAGACGCGGGTATCGGCGTCGGTGAAGGCCAGCCAGCGCGCACCGCGCTCGAGCAGGCGGCGGGCGCCGGCGGCGCGCGCGGCGCCAACCTGGCGCGCGCCGATCTCGAGTACCTCCAGCACGCAGCCGGCGGCCTCGAAACGGCGCCGGTAGCGCGCGGCGACGGCGGCCGACCCGTCCGCGCAGGTGTCGAGCACGACGCAGACTGCGACCGGCTCGCCGGCCAGGCCCGGATGGCGCGCAGCGCGCAGCAGCGCGGCCAGGCAGGCGCCGAGGCAGGCTTCCTCGTCATGGGCGGGGATGGCGACGCCGATCATCGCGGGTTTCCTTCCTTTCTCCAGGTCTCGAGCAGGAAGCGTTCGTCGCGGTGGCGCAGCAGCGGCGCCAGGC
This portion of the Telluria beijingensis genome encodes:
- the cyoE gene encoding heme o synthase; this translates as MSNYKVANLDTADLGLSAPAAPSLARQCASMCSQYWTLTKPRITMLTVFCAVIGSLLASSGFPGWRVLVSSASGIWLLAGAAFAVNCLLEARVDARMARTARRATASGSVTPLRTVLFSLALGGAGAALLYTQVNALTMWLTLGTFVGYAFIYTLLLKPNTPQNIVIGGFAGAMPPALGWAAVAGAVPLEAWLLVLIIFLWTPPHFWALAMARRDEYARSGLPMLPVTHGMAHTGQQVWRYSIALAAGTALPWAVGMSGPFYLAAAVVLNAVFLRFGWLVHKHYSDRIAMRSFAWSIVYLALLFAALLVDHYLPAW
- a CDS encoding ParD-like family protein, which produces MGIVNIEDELHDQVRLATKVSCRSINAQAAFWIKIGMLCETNPTLSFNEIVQRELAAAGVSAPPLVLSAA
- a CDS encoding di-heme oxidoredictase family protein is translated as MNQLPRGQFSGRLRMPGLPLALTLLLAGCGGGDGQSPVAQMESASKSLFRSVAGAFADTETALTPQKAWASSAERGDLDGPAAIDGDTGTRWGSRFTDDEYLALDFGRSETITRVRIDWENAHASSYLLQVSEDGSEWKTIKKVDDSQGGVEDLTGLNGQGRYLRMQGIKRAGQYGYSILEIQAFTGTPAAPGPDPDPVPDPDPVPGDPTKPGVAIKPLAATSSTPENGSMAAGMAIDGKPGTRWSSQAENGAWIQFDFGQRTALGYIKLNWEASYGKQYTLLTSNDGQEWTQLRHVGNGQGGVEEFFNLNTVTRFVRLQGVERASQYGYSLFEVEFKSPGSDNTMPENPTSALPYPANGNGWTALPGSNEAIETLQFSLPDGTLVTRFGARGLGRHARERGEDWNEIGFGPNETINPATGLPQDKGPGDYLTFVPQYFKNRTWGIEIIDDSRVAGVTKPRLIVNEYTTVDFLPGGAVFFRSFDNPESTGYGWMTGRRLVDNNVPICKPTPYPQNGRMFNPTGINGGCTMLIEDYPGHRQLGSDGFPNGGNVPARPLVKGDVIEVAPSYFTTVASLASKGDNGRIRYYSQEWSYVVGTGLRPWYGVQPRLNSMPLPDDVLAGGIGSVSYNYSDNGQYMFQQPHNHVGMQNMQRFVEGRRLLHTNFSTGRHNEPGNDRYDAAIGLQGQHFNASTCIACHTNNGRSPAPAAINQRLDGMAVRVASTGANGQQIPHPTYGTTVHMNALSTDGTPQNWGTNVRVTGFDTRVAVLADGTRVELRKPKIAFDGPVPDTVSLRAAQPMLGVGLLEAVPEADILARARTSPDQDGVRGTANFVYDPESGAVRLGRFGWKASKASLRHQSAIALLQDMAVASPVYPNRSCDANPAGCATAPKQKGISEADLQSITNYLALLAVPAQRSLESGFPKGVAPLDEHRVDTRQVAAGAKLFEAMRCVACHTASMKTGSNHLFAELRDQTIRPYTDLLLHDMGPGLADGYGEGQATGSMWRTAPLWGIGYTEKVMGKDGKVGYLHDGRARSLTEAVMWHDGEAAAARQRFEKLATAEREALLAFLRSL
- a CDS encoding copper chaperone PCu(A)C, producing the protein MNHFIRTFAAAAVLAATAGSAFAQANVSVKDAWVRATVPQQKATGAFMQLQAASDSKFVSASSPLTPNVEVHEMAMQGDVMRMRQVQSVELPAGKTVELKPGGYHIMLMNLKAQVKEGDTVPFTLVFEGKDGKRETVEIKAPVKALNSTAKPAHAGH
- the udk gene encoding uridine kinase; this translates as MNQIPFQPFVIGVAGGSGSGKSTVTQQVLASFGTEMVSVVMQDDYYRDQTHLTLEQRREQNYDHPDAFDWPLLVEHVRALRNGEAIAMPIYDFTVSNRTDQTIAVKPAPVIVIEGLFALYDADLRDLMSLRIFVDTAPDVRFIRRLQRDVAERGRSLDSIVGQYLDTVRPMHKQFIEPTRRMADVILPHGANGPAIDVITTKVASVLGQRQLLDRRSSPPLDGMAATR
- a CDS encoding glycine cleavage system protein H, coding for MLILGFDYPDDCHFDLEHDMWCRDLGDGRIQVGVSAFGVKISGNYFYMCRPKSVGTELEQGKTMGVVELSKTVVTIKTPVSGTVVEVNGALEDKPELIHQDPYGAGWIAVIQASNWKQDSARLAHGALLAEQAERRMRLEPIDDWIKP
- a CDS encoding DUF2946 family protein, which codes for MHILRTSSLLVRLVLAWFVLTLGAASAAPMVQSGSMALVCSEGGVKLVKVDRDGGAVHGKAHTLDCPLCLPAALPSAVAAPREPVPQPAVGAAQVAVAAHLTASPGAPLPPRGPPHTS
- a CDS encoding SCO family protein, with product MNQEIPTRRVSTARRAFVLSGAAIALGALAGCNIGGPVSFNGTDITGADFGRDFRLKDPSGQERTLADFKDKVVLVFFGFTQCPDVCPTALARAAEVKTLLGPDGDRLQVLFVSVDPERDTPEVLGAYTAAFDPTFLALYGDAERLAETAKEFKVIYQKVPTGDSYTIDHTSVTYAFDTDGKLRLKLSHSQSAIEYAADVRKLLHAA
- the map gene encoding type I methionyl aminopeptidase; protein product: MTKQPHELALMAESGRLLACVFGMLDRLDLAGMTTLEVDTLVERYIVDELAARPASKGQYDYGFVLNSSINHVVCHGVPSKDEVLEDGDIVNLDITLEKNGYIADSSKTYLVGAVDLGARRLVQTTYEAMWKGIRAVRPGATLGDVGWAIERHAKRNGYSVVREYCGHGIGREMHEEPQVLHFGSKGAGLKLREGMVFTIEPMLNRGGRSVRTEDDGWTVVTRDGSLSAQFEHTVAVTASGVSVLTLRPEEHAMLRAA